The sequence gggggggggggggggagtggGGGACCCTTTAAGTTTCTTGCTGGGCAAAACATCTAGACTCTAGAATACATCTAACCCAAAACTCGAACTCTTACAGGCCACAAGGGCAAATGAGGAAACGAGTGCATGTCTCTTCCCCCAAATTCTTGACCCCCAATTCTGTTAACAAACATATTCAGATTGCAAAACGGCATCCAGTCCCGACATTGCCTTCCTATTCAACCATATCTAATATGGACACAAAGAAGCTACagaaaaaatagaatgaataacCGAACGGACATAAGAGAACTCCAacaaagagaaaataaaagagCACACGGAAATGCATATCTGGTCATAATTAACGTACATAAGTATCACAAGGCTTCTTAACCAGAAAATCTGTGTGGAATCAATTTAACTAACAGTTAAAAGATAATCTAGAGGCAATAGACAATAATACGATGTAACAGCAACGATTAAAGGTGGAAAAGGAAAACTATCCATACTTCCATATCACTATGGGAACCTACAGAACTGATCCCACTAGCTTAAACACATTGATTTACAAAAATCGTAGTTGCGAGAGGAAGAGAAAAGACGAGAGATAGACCTCGGCCTTGGCAGCAACCTCCAATTGCTGCTTCAGTAGTGCATAAGTTTCACTGCGGGAGAGAAACGAACGACTCCGACTCGTACTCGCACTCTGGCTCTGTCCTTCACCACCATCACCAATATTTCTCTCCGAAGCACATGCTACAATCTTACAGGACCTTCCAAATGCTCGACGGCCCCCAAAACACCTCATTGTCCCGACCTCCATTTCCGGAACACGTCTCGGTAAATTCATCCTCGATCCCGCATTAAAACCACCTACAACTTTGAAGCTCAAAGAATGCATTCTTCCCGTCTACTTCCGAAATCCAGCTAAATTTCTCACTGTTCGAATCAAGGAATTCTCTATCTGATCTGATAAAATTGTGCAAAACGATTGAACGAGGTTCAATGTCACATCAAATGATTGACGGAATTCCGTAGTGGCGGTGAAGACGCTCTGTTCTTATTCTTCCACTTATAACTAAACTTGTAAGCGAGAAATTGGGAGTATAATCCAAATTATGTTAAAACTGAATTTACGTAACTACCCCTGATACAAGAATAGAATGGATTAGATAAATTAGGGCTTTGTGGGAAAAAGGCATGGATCATCCCTTCCCTTTATAACCTCTATGGTCAAATAACACCTTTgtttttctcttatttattcttttgggTAATGAGAAACGAAGTACGTGGAAGAGAAATTTACACGTGTCGGATGCAGTGTGGTCCTTATGGCATTGTCAtctaattttcctttttcttttgtctagccagctctttcattttcttctctcttttagCTTTGGTAATGAAGAATTTTCGGTACAAGTTCAACATCAAATATCTATATTAATTcacttaattatttaattacatTTTGTCATAGGATAAATCTTAtccttttttataaatattttaatatttttatatgaatgGTAAGAACGATACATAAACATAGATGATCATTCTAATATTATTCTTTGttaaatattgtattttaaaattttaagttataaaaattaaacaattatgATCTAATATTTTTCAAGTTTAGGTTTATGATAAGGTGACAGTAGTTTAGGTTTTGTTAACTAAACTTAGTTTATTACACCTcgataatatatatatgattcGAGTATATAACAATCGGCCAAACTccacatgtgtatatatatatatacataaatcgAAAACTAGATAAGTGTTTTCCTAGTTTATAGAAGTTAATTCTTCTCAAAATTGGTTTTGATGGGTTGTGCTTCGGGGCATAACATGGAGCTCGatcaagaaagaagaagggAGAGTGGGATCCAAGCCCACTAAGTAGGGGTGataccaaaaaaagaaaaagaaaaaaaaaaggaaaaccaaACTAATCTAATTGTTTAGTTTGGTTTTTTTAGTATCAAattggattttttttgtttttatttgaagaaaactAAAAAGTATTGGTTTGGATCGACTTTTGATTAGAAAAATCAATGAAAATCAAATTGAATCAATGAGATAAATATACACTTAAAACTAAATTCTTCTTTGAACATATATAtcttttgtttaaaataaagaCCGCTTGTTCCGTAGCATGCATGTTTTTTATtggagtttttttaaaaatataaaaagcgggcaaagtatttacagaacaattctgaaaacctaggtccatcgtgtaaaataccaaaaggTAACGCCATTTGctatttaaatttgattaatttgttacacgatcgtttaatttagatttggctagacgatcgtttaggtttgtctacgttttttttttcaaaatttggttgcacgatcgtttagatttgtgattccaaatctgtttttttttttcaaaatttggtatacgatcgtttagatttggatttgaAAACGATTTTTTTGAAATTGCATGGTGAATCTAAAAAAGAAGGATTGAAGAAATCGCATGCAGATGAAAAGAAGATTTCACAGGAGAAGgagaaaatgatggaaagacaaatctggaatatttaaaaaatgactaaatttatgggttttgttaaaCTAACcgtaaatatttatatttaagaaagcttttctttttttttttttttatttagaatattgtaaaaagaaacaaaataaatatgtcAAATagcaatatttaaaataaaataaacataattttaatttaaagtttgaaaaaatGACAAGTTCAAAACAAAGTGGGGAGTAAGAATAAAACtttggaagaaaaataaaatgccaAAAACCAAGAACTAAATCTATCCAAATAAACCaattcattgtctttctttgtTACTATACATCGGTTTGAATTTCTTATGTGTAAAATCGAACCGATTATCACCCCTATCATTAAATAATGATACAAGTATCACctttatgtgatttattgtttgaaaattaaatagatGTAAGGGACACGTGTATATACATAGCAAACAAGTCTAGAGTATTAATAGACTTAACAAAATTTAGATCCTTTTGATACTAAAATGAGTCTATGAGCAATAAACTTTGTCATACCAACgattatttaaaaatgttactatatacttaacttttagttttaaaagCTATACATATTACAATTACCTTTAAGTACTTGTAAATATATCAGCCAAATCCCAAGTAGTAGTGGGTGTAGTACAATATAAGATAATTTgcatatatagcaaaatttagaTATAACTACGAGTTTATTAGTCGACATAGACCATTATCGTGGTTAAGAGTTTATCATGGTTATATTgactatatttacaatttattcaatatattgCTATAAACTTAGTTAactattattcttttaaaattgcTGTCCAATGCAATtacccaaattaaaataaaaaatacagaAGAGAGCACGTATATTAATgcattatatttgttaaaaattaTTGGAAtagttaataaattattttttcatatatatgaATGAATATTGCAACAATTGAAGGtataatttaattgaaataaaaaatttaaagaagaaAGCACTCACATTAAAAAAACAAAGTGAGGTTGATATTATATAGTATATGACTCATTTTAAATATAGCAGAATGAATTAAAAGATTTACAAATATAACCAAATGTTATCGAGATTTATTGATAGACGTATATAATCTATCTATGTTGATAGACATACTTCATCTATTTCTAATAGATATGATGTCtatcaattattattttattacatATTAAATACTGAATATAAAAGTGCTGATAAATTTAGAATAAGATTAAAAAGATCGAGTTCaagttttctttaattttatgttcTTTTATATTAACAATGGTAGTTAGTCCAATAATAACATTGACATCtagttttctttaaatttaagtttaagTCTTGCACTACTTAAAATTGTTTGTTTGTGAATGAACTAATTACTAAAGATTAGAGAGAGGTaatcttttttaataataataaaccaacGTATCATTGTACGTTATTCAATCCATTCCttatttcccttttttttttataaaataacagTCAAAGAAAATTAACGTAAAGAAAGgtgaggaagaaagaaagatgagTAAAAGAAGTGATTACACAGAAAGTTATTCTAATTGGataaagtttattatatttataattttattaaaatgttattatatatatatatacatacatacatatatatatacatacatacatatatatatacatacatacatatatatatatatatatatatatatatatatatatatatatatatatatatatatatatatatatatatatatatatatatatatatatatatatatgttagtattttaaatttactttttatatttacgattatcttttttatctttttaccAGATAGGTAGATTTAGTTTAAATACTATTGATTATTTAAGATTACAATAATCATTTTTTTGTTGTAGTAAACATGATTATGTACCATGCAAttaactatttcaaaatcttaatttgctaagatttttattatttaacatTCATTATTTTTTCACTAATAGCTAGAActcttttactattttttttatcaaaaaaaaaaaaataatttaaacttaTGATATTATAACTTATATTTAAATACACATACCAAATACAAATTATCATAATCAAACTATAATAATTCGATTTAAACattcttaaacttttattttCTATACTTTCAACTTTAATTCATTTTGATCTATTACTCATCATTTTAGTGCAATTTGATCTTtgaacttcaaaaaaaaaaaattttcctaaaatgaaatgaataaaaataaagaactaAGATGGTTATTtaaaacttatatatatatacactaaaataaattaaaatgaaaagagTAGAGACAAAGGAATATtgagaataaaagaaatattttaaaggaaaattatATAAGATGtaaaaaaacttataaaaaaaaagtcaataacacctttttttttttttgcatgatgtgaatatgacaaatatgactATTAGACAATCATCAGAAAATTATTAGAAGATTATTGGAGACTATAAAAAGTTAttcgcttttaaatttgctattcTTGTAATTTAGAAAATTGAGTGACATGAGGTCTATTTTTATAaatctttttgttatttttacaaaagctcatattttaaaaatacaacgaacaaaatgaaaaaaaaacacccTTTAGtatctttttttcccttttaattcgtatttaaaataaattaaattagaagTATTTTACTCTCACTTTATGTCAAtcttttgaaaactaaaaagtaCTTTACACTTAAAAAATCTTCTCCCGCAGCCACCACTGAGGTTGAATTTGGTCAGATGCGCACCACCCGTACATaaatatattactattattatttcttttccaaatcactatttttcaaatgaaataatttgttttttactTATATCATTACATAGTAACTTtgataacatttttttaaaaacagaaATCAGATGCGTTtttaatgaaattgaaaaaaaataaccaaaaaagaaattaggaaaaataattaattttcacaaatagaaaataaaacataattagTCCTTCATTTTCAACCTATTAATCACAACTTAAGGATCAAAATCAATTTTTCCCCAAACCATACATAACTTCAAAATttttactaaattaaaattaaaacgaACATAGTTTAGTTAATGATAagtaatgttttttttttaatataaatttttatggctatttaattaaaaaaaatatattaatgaCGAAATAAAAAGCTTTAGAATATCCGTCATTAGGTGTTAAATTTTGACTAATTAATTCCCCAATTTTAAGCGTCCTTTCTAGTCCTTCACTCTATTTCTTGCAATTGCATTGCGCCACCAACCACTGCTTCTTCCTTCACCAACCTTTTCTCCTCGGCGGACGCTCCGAGGTCTTTCTCTTTTGCTTCGTCCTCTTCTCCGATCTCAGATCTCGAGCTCAATCCTTCGAAATGCAGAGCTCTGCGTTCACCTTCTcctcttctcttcctcttctcaAGCCTCGCCGGCCTCATACTTCCTCCTTCACCTCTCCTTCTAACTCAATTCGGTTATCTTCTTCGTCTTCCACAAATTCCAGAGATCTTGGAGACCTCAACAATGTTGGCATCGCTTCCTCTTGGCCTCGCCGATCTTGGACTCTCTCTTCATCTCCTTTTTCGTCATCCAAACTCCGGCCATGGAGTGGTGTACCCTCTCTTGCTTCGGATTCCGATGCGAGTCATTTCAAGGTTCAGGCTACTGCGGTGCCGGATAGCTCAGGAGAGGCTGCGAGTGCTGGCGGAAGCTTTATGAAAACGTTGGAGCTCGGGTTGTTGTTTGGCCTATGGTACCTTTTCAACATCTACTTTAACATCTATAATAAGCAGGTTAGGTGtcttattcttcttctcctttGAAATTTTTCGATGTTTGTGGATTGTGTATGGTACGGTTGTTGGAATTTCGTGGTTATTTTGATCGATTTGCATGAAATGCCTGTAGTCGAGAAACCGAGCATCTATTATGTTCCGTATGTGGATCttttagagaaaaaagaaagctaTTCTTATGGTTAAATTATCTTCATAATCAATCATATATGCAGGAGCATGTTGTTAGATGTGTTTCTTTTATTATATTCAGTATTTGTCTGGATCAACATTCTTGCATGAGGATTTATCCAGgagtttttcttttaagataCTGACGCCAATTTTTCCCGTTCATTTCCGATAATTTCATATTTCAACGAGGTAGATTAAGAGTTGTTCCCATGAAGATGTAAAATCGAACTGTCTTAGTAGATCCGTATGAATGTGATACTTCAAGTGAAGGcctcttttcttttattatttttttatgagaGACAAAAATAGGAGGAACGATTAGGTATAATTAAGCTCTTGCTCGTATGTTGATTCTTGAAATTCGTATTATAACTTTCACAGCAATTTTCCCGCTGCAAATATTAATAACCAGCAGACTTCAGAATTTGATCATTGGTGTCTGATTCAGTAAATTGCTCCTTCGAGATTTTCTGCAACTGTTTTACATGCTCTTTTATTTCAACTTTCAACTCTCAACTTGCTTTATATTGATCAACATGAATTGAAATGGTAGCTTCTTTTGGAGTTGAGAACGCTGATAATGAATGACCTGACTCTACTTGCTCACAGGTTCTCAAAGTGTATCCATTCCCTGTAACTGTCACCGGAGTTCAATTTGCTGTGGGCAGTGTACTTGTTCTCCTCATGTGGGGACTTAATCTCTACAAAAGACCAAAGATTAGTGGTGCTCAGGTAATTAGTAATTTTCCCCCTTTCAGGTTTTAGAAACCTTGTTGACGTGAAACTTGTTTGGACTAACGAAGTTTCATTGAGGTAACTGTTTcctattctatttttttttgttatgagGTTTTGATTTCTTTAAACCTAAACAGCTTGCTGCCATTCTGCCGTTGGCAATTGTTCACACATTGGGAAATCTTTTCACAAATATGAGTCTTGGGAAAGTGGCAGTATCGTTCACTCACACAATCAAAGCCATGGAGCCATTTTTTTCAGTTATCCTGTCAGCAATGTTTCTTGGAGAGGTATTCTTATACGCTGTCGCTCcttgattatttatttatttttgtaccACGTGCTTGTTTTCTTGGCCAAATTAGAACATTGTTAGCCCTTAATTTCAGTGATTAAATGTTCTACTGTTTTCTATGCTTGAGCCAAGAATTAACCTGTTAAAATCATGAGAAAAATGCTGGTGTTGATGCATCCCTTAAGGCCATTGTTGGTAGTGTCTTAACTCTGACATTTGTATTTGTGTCAGACTCCTACTCCCTGGGTCGTTTTATCCCTTCTGCCAATCGTTGGTGGTGTCGCATTGGCATCTGCCACTGAGGCCTCCTTCAACTGGTAAGATGAGTGTTTTAGCATATCTATACTCATGCCTACTCTTTCAAGTAGATGATTGAAATATGGATTACTTTTCTAATATATCATATTTCTTGTAAAAGGGCTGGGTTTTGGAGCGCAATGGCGTCTAATGTGACTAATCAATCTCGTAATGTTCTTAGCAAAAAGGTCATGGTGAAAAAAGAGGTAACCACTACAGATGCAtctttatgtttatgattaccTGTGTTGCTTTTATTAGCAGTTGTATCGATTTGGAACTCCTGTTCTTCAACCAATAGAGGAGAAAATATTGTTCAGTCTTTGCCCTAGGGAATGGTTAAAGTAACAACATTTTGTTCTTGAAACAGGAGTCGATGGACAACATCACCCTCTTTTCAATTATAACAGTCATGTCCTTTTTCTTACTATCCCCTGTGGCCATCTTCATGGAAGGTGTCAAGTTCACTCCTGCATACATTCAATCAGCTGTGAGTAATTCAATAAGCAAAGTTCAGTCAAGGTTTCCTTTAGCTTTATATCTTAATCTTCAATGTAATTTTTGTCATTCCAGGGATTGAACATGAATCAACTATACACTAGGTCTCTTCTAGCTGCCCTTTGTTTCCATGCTTACCAACAGGTAAGATTTCTAATTTCATGAGTGAAGTTAGATTACATAAAAGGAATATATGTTGTAGTTCTCTGCCATATTTAGAAAATTTGGAGCGCGGTGCTGGAAACATTTAGTGGTATACTAAAGATGCATAATGATAAGTTTTCACTGACGGCTATTGGGGTGACTTTTGCAGGTTTCTTACATGATATTGCAAAGAGTATCGCCCGTTACCCACTCGGTAGGCAATTGTGTAAAGCGTGTTGTGGTCATCGTGAGCTCCGTTATCTTCTTCCAAACACCTGTTTCTCCAATCAACTCTATTGGTAATATTCATTTACTTCAATCTTCTCTGTTTATGAATATGTCTGTCAAAATATTCCTCGCTGCTTTAAATTACTTGTTCTTCGATTTAATACAGGCACTGGAATAGCTCTTGCTGGGGTTTTCCTCTATTCGAGGGTTAAGCGCATCAAAGCTAAGCCGAAGACTGCTTAAAATTCCCCCCATGAAATTTTGCCTCGGTAAGTTGGTAGGTTGCTATCCATGACGAAAAAATCCATCAATGATTTGTTTGTAGGACACAATCCTTGTAGAAAACAAACTTTTAAGGGTTTTGTTTGATTTCAGTTTTGTACTATTTCTGTCCTTCAGGATGTGACTTTTTATTCTTTGTGGATAAATAGCCATCTTCATTCCCTCTGGACAGTCTTGTGCCCATTTCAATTCACTAGTAATAACCACACGATTCACCTATGCCCTTAACGCTAAGAAAATTTCTAGTACTATAGTGCCTATTGATTCCATTGACGTCATCGAATTCAGACCAATTTGGTCATCACAATGTGCAGTGGGATACAGATTCAAAGTAAGTTTGGTAATTTCTGATTAAAGATTTTTATTGGACTAATTTTGGTGGGGTGGGGACTGGTTCGGTTTCAGTATTGTGCAAGCAAAGGTATTTAGGTTATCTTTTTGCTTGTTCATCATTATTGCGTTGGTTTGGAATATTCATCAACTaacttattttttcttttatcctcTTAGTTAGAAAGATTCATGATTTATGACTTTTcaagacttcaaatttaaatgctttttaactttttttttttttacattttaaagGTTACTctataaatacttttttttttaatataaaacaatttatgggataagataattgaaCTTTTAGTCTTAAATTTAATAGTAAAAACATTATGCTCACTAAATTATGTTTATGTTGGTTGTAATGTTGTATATACCTTAATTAATAAATGATAAGGTACCATGCAGTGTGGAATTGGACCATTTATTCATGAGAACGATAGCTGTCTCATAAAtcataataatatatatatatatatatatatatatatatatatatatatatatattctctagTATGTATTTCCACACATGCGGTGGTTTTATCTAATAATTTCTCCAACAACCAAAAATTGAATTAGTGATTCACAGCTATGATTAGAAGTTACTTAATTTGTAAATAATACATGAACTGTCTTTGAGGCTATTTATTTTTTAGCCTTTTTTAATCCCCACCTCGTacttagaaaaacaaataataataaaacaaacaattCTTAAATTTTTGCATGTGCAAATCTCTGGtaataaataatcttgaaaatatATGTTAGAAAACTAAACACAagcaacctttttttttctccttcccttttgTTTGGGAGATGACACATACTACGGTACACTGCAGTGAGGGAGTAAAGGGTAACATTTGAGTGTATCTCAGCATATAACCATCTTTTGTGTCTTTCTTTTTCATCCCtcatcaaataaataatttaaatattacatataagaaataaaaaaaactatttgtCTCATGGtaaatttgattaaataatttgaaataataCACAACCAAGACAAATAATGTTCGAGTTGCTTCTATGTATTTAGTCCACCATCATTGACTATATTTTCTACAGAAAAGAAATTAACATATGTACATTAGCGGTTCTATGTAGTGGCCAACGGGAGCACGTGTTTCTTTCAAATTatcgatttttgtattttaatattaattttaaaatatcattatacaatatattttattataaaatgtgtCATTTGAATTGAAATTGTGCGATAGAGTAGTGGTTGTGGTTGTGCCTCCACCATTGTTCTATCTACGGATCACGTTGGGAAGTTTTTGGTTAATAATAGGAAAAAAAACGAGCTTAAAAATGTCAAGTTTTGAAGCTTAAATAGCGTGAAGGAAAACAAAAGCACTTTGTAACTTTAGaggcaattttttttttgtcttttcacTTTATATACAATTGTGCCCTAACTCAGCGTTGGGCATCGAACTATGGGATTTAAAATAGAATTAACGAAAGAGTGGAGATTGAAGTGTGAAACCATTTTGGCTTTATATACAACTTGTCCATTCCAATCAAACGCATTGTTCCAAATTTTATATTCACATAGATTCGACCACGATTTTTGTTTTTCATAGTTGATTTCAAgaatatcaatttaaaaaattgaCATAGATTTTGATGTTTAATTGGAATTATCCTGGATCGCTGTctagtcattaacataacatagccaaaatttattattatatcgttcttcttattattattcaataatACAATCTAGAAATTCGAATATCTTCACGTATTAAGTTGTTTTTGTATTTCATTGTTTTCTTCGAAGGAGGATTGTTGCTTCGAAGGAGAATTGTGTTTTCGGAcaacatttttttcaattttcattagTCGATTATGATTAAAGTTTCTATTCAATTCCAATTCCGCTCTTACTTGAACACGTTGGGTTAATTTTAAGAAGCAATCGACTAGAAACAATTTAGCATAcactaatttatatttaatatttcgactaattttttactatatatatataataatatattttaagtAGTTACTTGACCTAATTTCCATCGAGAATATTATTTTCAAAACCACTCGAAACAACaaagatattttcaaaattgtcaTTCCAAACTCTTCGAAGTTTTCTTTAGCCATTTAATAattaatcaaaatgaaaatttgtttGGAAGCATAATATTAAAACACACGAAGACTTGTAGAGCTATTAGCATAATTTAACCTTTATTATAACATATTTGCTTTTCTTAAATCGAAGAATGCACAGATCACATGATCAAATGAGGGGGAATTAAAGGCAATAATAACGTAAGAAAATAACATCATAAGATAAACAGCTTTTTAAAACATTCAGATACTTTCTATATAACAAAACTACATAAACAATATATGTATGTTCTTCCTTAgttttatttagaaaaagaaaaaaaagggagaaaCTACCCATAAACACTGACACTTATCTGCATCGAAGCAACGTTAAAAGGCCTCTCGAACACAATTAACAATATGAAACCAAGAAAAAAGTACCACTTACAAGTGCTAATTTCTAAAAGAAGGTCCTGGTCTTGGCTCTTCACTAGGACTAGGACTGCCATTTAGCTTAAAATCAAGTCCTTTTCCAGGAGATAAAGAACTTCTCTCCCTTCTCAGCTCGTTGATTCTTGGACTATAAAGTTTCTGTGGTATCTGTGGACTATAGACTGATTTGATGCCCTCTAGAGTAGTTGGGGATGAGCTTGTCACTTTCGAACTTGGAGTACGTCGAATCTCGCCACGGCTTCTTGTGATCATCTCGTCAAGTATTTCACCATCATCAATATTGGGAGTTCTTCCCATTCGATcctgaaaagtaaaaaaaaaaaaaaaaaaaaaaaaaaaaggaggagaAACATTATATTGGGTTCAGCATCCTTTCACATGATAAAAAATGGAATAGAATGAAGCGACTGTTTTTGTGGACATAAACTACTATTTAACAGGATGATTATGTGCTCGTATGTTAAAATTTTGCAGTGTTATTCAGACTCTAGAGATATGGAGGACATCTTTGTCAAAGATCTCACATTGAAACAATTGAGCGGCCTCACAAGTTTTATAAGATACTGTTACTCTACTCATCGGCAATTAAGTTTAAGAAGACACCTCAAATTTATCTAATATACTATCAGAGCTCATGAAATCCAAACGGgtattcaacaaaaaaattggGGATCCGATCC comes from Cucumis melo cultivar AY chromosome 12, USDA_Cmelo_AY_1.0, whole genome shotgun sequence and encodes:
- the LOC103483570 gene encoding triose phosphate/phosphate translocator, non-green plastid, chloroplastic produces the protein MQSSAFTFSSSLPLLKPRRPHTSSFTSPSNSIRLSSSSSTNSRDLGDLNNVGIASSWPRRSWTLSSSPFSSSKLRPWSGVPSLASDSDASHFKVQATAVPDSSGEAASAGGSFMKTLELGLLFGLWYLFNIYFNIYNKQVLKVYPFPVTVTGVQFAVGSVLVLLMWGLNLYKRPKISGAQLAAILPLAIVHTLGNLFTNMSLGKVAVSFTHTIKAMEPFFSVILSAMFLGETPTPWVVLSLLPIVGGVALASATEASFNWAGFWSAMASNVTNQSRNVLSKKVMVKKEESMDNITLFSIITVMSFFLLSPVAIFMEGVKFTPAYIQSAGLNMNQLYTRSLLAALCFHAYQQVSYMILQRVSPVTHSVGNCVKRVVVIVSSVIFFQTPVSPINSIGTGIALAGVFLYSRVKRIKAKPKTA